In the genome of Paramormyrops kingsleyae isolate MSU_618 chromosome 5, PKINGS_0.4, whole genome shotgun sequence, the window CCAGTCAGAAGATCAGAGCTACTTcactggttagcagaacatgcatCTCCTGAATAAGAAACGCATTTAGtgcagtgactgtttgtggcctatggggggggggggctgtcctcGTAAACCAAGCTAACGCGTGAGCTCCCACCACGCGCCTCGGCCCCCACCGCGCGCACTCGGGGTCCCGCCATAGCTGCCTCTGGGAATGGTGTTGATTTACGGAAAGTTCTGGTGTCGTGAGCCCCTGACCCTCCCCGTCGCCCCGCTGACAGAGCCATGGCTGGGACGTGTCACGAGGGCCAGTACTGGGACCACCTTCTCCGGATGTGCATGCCCTGTCAGACCCAGTGTGCTCAGCCATACCAGACGGAGAGATGCAACAACTTCTGTGGTGAgtacagcacccccccccccgggaggcAGCACGTGGCCCATTAGTGTGACTGCTTCATCTGCGCAGAACCGTCCACTCATTTGGTCATTAACACCTCAGCTTTTCTATACCATGAATCATTTCAATGGAATGTTTAAACTGGGTAcgctgagtgatgtcacctcTGGGTTTTGGGAATTGGCCGTTTGTCCTAAAGCAGCTGCTTGTTGCTCATCCTTCTTTTGGTACAAGCGCACAGAACCACGAGCagaaaacccatcctctctacgcgctcgcgtctGCACAACACTCGCTCCCTCGAGTTTTGAGACTTTGGAGGCGGGAACAGCAGCTGGTTTCTCCACTTCATTGATTGGTCACTTTCACTCCTGATTGGCAGTTTGCTTTGGAAGAATTAGAATATGAGTGTGAGCATGTTGAGAGGATGGCTTTTCTGCTGGTGAGCACATACGCATTCATGGTTTTTATGTGCGCAAGTTTTGAGACTAATTAAACGCCAGAGAGCATCCCTTCGTATCTGTTGCACTTGGCCTATAAAACAATTCCAAGCACTTAAGATTACACACCTCCTCAAAGGTTCAACAGCTGAGCCAGAAATATTCAGATACGAAGTTTTCTTGCTATAATGCTTTCCGGCCTTCTTTATAACTTAACACAAAATCCTTCCCATACAAGAAGCCTTTTTAGGTTTTGAGGGTTTTTAAGGCTGACCTCAGTATGACCTCTACAGAATCTCTTAAAGGAACAGTGCGTCTGATTCTGGTCTCCATTGTGACCTCGTCTTGCTGCACCTCTTCCTCCCAGTGGCGATAGAGTGCAAGAGCGTCAAGGGAAATTTCTACGACTTGCTGCTGAAGCGCTGCTTGCGTTGCTCTGAGGTGTGTGGCCGTCACCCCTTGGAGTGCTCCCAAACCTGCAGCAGTGAGTCACGCCGCCCCCACCTCCGCCACTCCCCCTCCACCTCCGCCACTCCCCCTCCAAAGGGAAACGTGAACACCAATCGGCAGCTCAGCGGCACCAGAAATCACACTTAGGCTATGTAAGCCTATGTCCagaaggttgtaggttcaaaGCCCTTAGCTGCACAGCAATCATATCATCACCTGCTCCTGGATCACTCATCTCTCTGTCCCCATGCTTTCCTTATCCAGGGCTTGAACAAACAACCTTCCAAGGCCATAGGATTGTAGCTTCAGTGGGAACTCTCTCCCTGAATGAGTTGTACTGAAATTCCTTTCATTGACACTCCAGCATAAGAAGGGAAAATTAAGCCACGAATTATGTTCAGAAAAAAGGTTTTTGGTAAGCAACAACCACAGTGCTGCTGTAATCTATATGTGTTGCATATCTTTACTAACAGCTAAGTCCACGACCCCAAATCTGACCAAGGAACTGCTGGACAGGCCTCCAAACTCTGGAGCGGAGTACCACACAGTGCTGATCTACTCCCTGCTAGGCGTGTGCCTGGCCATGCTGGTGTGCGCGCTCGCCCTGGCCACGCTGGTGCTGCTGCGGAGGGCAAGGGCCCGCAAGCAGACCGCGGTCCACAAGGGCGGCGACACTGCCCCTCAGGAACACGGCAGCTCCTCCAGAGGTTCGTGTCAGAGGACAGCTCCTCCTAACCACACCCTTCAGTTCTGTTGCTCTCTCGGCCTCATGACCTTGGCTGGTGTTGTTGTAAGTCGGGTATGACGTCTACGGATTTTTAAAAGAGGATTGGCTTGCTAACTAAATTAAGAATATCACGTGTTAGGTTTGTTACTGCTATGCAGACAGTTCTCAAATTACATAATAATCCGTCCCACAAACCCTTAAGTCACATTTTACACAAGTCGGATTCCTCCTCCCCCCCCGCATTCAAGACATCTTACAGCGAAAAACACATAAGCCAAAAATACTAGTAATATGTGCTAAAGAACacataaagaaagaaaagacaATGTAAATTTACTGTCAATGTAAATTTACGCCTGTAAAGTCTGGGATATTTTATGTTTAAGTCCAGATTCACGCAAGTCGGTTTTATGTAAAATTGAAAGCCACCTGCACACACATATTAACCCCGTTTTTCCCGTCCCCAAAATTAGGTTCTGTATCTGGCGGTGCTTTGGCAGCAAATCCTTCAGACCCCTCCCCCAAATTGTGAGTGACTCTCCATATGCCCACAGATCGCCTGCTCGTGGCCAGCAAGCCCCCACTGAAGAAAGCATCCCTGCCCACAGAGACCTGCGTCCATTGCTTTCCTGAGCTCCGGGTGCCGCTCTGCCGTCCCGGGAGGGAGCCCCCCATGCAGACCCCCGCCACTACCACGCTCTATCAGCAGGCGTCAGTCACAGGCCCTGCCACTAGGGGGTCCCCCTGCTGTCTGCAAGGGGGAGCCCCCCCCGTGGAAAAGGACAGGCTGAGGATTATCTGTTCCCCAACACAGAGCAGCGTCTGAGGTTATGACTGGGATGGGGTGGGGCAGGATGTGATGTGCCCCCCACCTCAACCCATTCAGTCGGCCCCCGGCTCGCAGATGGTCTCCATCTGCGTGTGAGACGTTAAGCTTCACCCGATCCTCGCCGCGCTCCACTCTGAACACTTGTTAAAATGACATTAGATGACAAACCCCCATTCCCATCCTCCCAAGGATCACGCCGGGAAAGTCACGAGCACTAGTGTGGCAATATATGAATGTAGACGGGGAAAGAAAATAAAGCACGTTTTCCCATTTGTGTCTCATGGTCGCACCTCTGGCCTGGTTCCAGGGAGGATCTCGCCATCTTCTCTCTCTCCGAGGTCAGGAAAAGGTGATGGACCCTCACCAACCTGTTATTTGCACGTTCCTTTGATGCGTCTTTTtctttacacatcacagtgaacacacaaatgcacacatttCTTACAAGTTGGGAGTGTCACACCCACtccagcatcccccccccccccccaccaagtaCTTTCCATAAAAAGTACATGGCAGCAGGTGGCATTAGGGTTTAGGACAGGAAGAGTGAGCTGCTCAGAGGATACATAAGCAGGTCACTCAACCTGAAGAGCGGGAGCAACTAGAGTAAAGTGGAGTAACTAGAGTAACCAGTTTTCAGCTAGAGCTTCAGTACAGCCCAGCTCATGCAGTCGGGAGGATTGCAGATAGCATTTGCTCATATGTTATGGAAAAGCTTTTCTTTTCGCATCCGAAATCTTGTGCTGGTCCTtctcaagggggggggggggggggcaggtgacagcTTATCCGCTCACTGTGACTAAGTGCACATGCTTTTTTTCTTCTAGAATTTTCACTGTGATAAAGTTCAGACGCATCTTCGTAGATCAACCATCCTCTACCCCACCCCAATTATGGCATGGGGATCAGAAACCAGGACATAAATGAAAGCAACACCCTTTTAAACTTAGAAGATAGAGCCATTTCAACCTGCTGTAGTGTCCCAAGTGTCCTTTAGAGGGCGTCAGTGCATCTCCTATTTAAGTGTAATTAAAACAAATCTGGGATAGAGGGCTGCGGGTATAGAGCTGTACACCCACCTTCCCAAAATCCCCCACTCCAAATCACACAACAGAGAAaatttctttgggggggggggggcttgcaagATGGGTTGATTCCAATTTAAGGCTCTAATCACACCCCAGCCTTTCCGCAGTGACGACGCCAAGTGTGGCCACAGACACCTCCCATAATAAACCCCCCACCCATATAACTTCAGCCAGAAAAACCGTAATGAATTCAGCAGCCATCTTGGTGTTTCTCACAGACGAGCGAGTTCATTTCAGGATGACATAGGctccacaaaataaaaaaaaaaacaacaacgaCATCCTTCCCACCGCATCCTCAGCAAGGACAGCATCGCAACACAaccaaaaaggaaaagaaagcgTACCCATGTGGAGAGAGCCagtcatgggggtgggggcagtgcGGGGGCCGTGGGAAACTGTAAACAGGAATTATTTTCTCAATGAGTCCTAAAAAAATATAGATATCCCCTGCCCTCAACCGAAGAAATGAGAACAACAGAAGACGAGACGACAGGGACAGAGTTGGGGGTTCGAGTCTACCCCAGTCTGTCTACTGGACATGACAGATTCACGGAGCAGCCCACTGGGGgctcgtccccccccccctgcccccgcaAGCCCCAGACCAAGGATTCTCCTTAAAAAATAGATGTACTAGATACATACATTTGTTTGATACTAAATTCACAAATAATGACATTTAATGTTCATAATAAAGTTCTTGAAAAGTCCGTAATACTCTTCCCATCGTGTCTGCGCCGTGCAGTCGAACGCGCGTGAGAATAAAACGACGAAATGACGTCCTTCCACCGTGACCCAGTAAATGTGTGATGTTCTGGAGCTACATAGGGAACCGTGGTGattacaggggagggggggggggggggcggttaaaTATGGGTCACTATGGAAATGGAGGATGAGACACcccctttgcccttcctgtggCCCTTTCCTGGCTCGATCCGCAGCCAATCGGACGAAAGCGACGGGTGCCCCTCTtctttttttggggaggggggttgctTTCCCTATCAGTCCCCCCTTCGGCCCTTGCTGCTCCCAGGAAATGGGGCAGCCCCTCCCCTCAAGGCCGCACCCCCCATCCTGTGCCCCCATCCACACACTAATCCACCTTTTCTGATCATCTCAAGTAGATAGTTGCTCAGTgctgatatatttttttgtcttaaaattatgcatgatttttttccccttccctCCTGCCCCACTCCCCCCCTCTATACTCATCCCTAAGAGTTTCAGGTAGGCTTgtgtgtcgttttttttttttttaaagttcatgttttttttttcctccccagcGTAGCTGTAGCTCATGTGTCGATCGTCACCAGAAGGCCCCCCCGTCCGTCTGACGGGCTACTCGTACTCCAGGAACTGTTTATGGTAAAACAGCAGATACCTGCACAGAGAAGCAGAGAGGTCAGTTACAGGAAGGCGGCACACGCTCAGAAACAAACTACCAAACACGACACCATCGAAACACGACACACTGAGAATCGGCGAATCAAATTGTGACACATGTCcttgggggcggggccactCAGAATAACCGGCAGCCAAAATTTCACAGCTGAGTGCTTTGGGCTTTTAGCTGACAAATAAGGGATGTTTTGCTGTCCAAGGTCCCCACGTACACCCCCGTGCCCCTGGCCACGCCTACCCACCCTTCGCTGTCCAGCACGTCCTTCATGCTGGCCTTGGTGATGATGGCATCGTCACATTTGAACCACTGGTCCTTGTGCTGCCGGATGAAGGTGGTGTAGTGGCCACTCTCCAGGGTGCCCTGGTGATTTACCACCGCAAATAGGGAATACCTGggcaggggtcagaggtcagaggtcagggcgAGCAGGCTACTGACCCCCCTGACCATCATCTTGGTTAAGCTGCCTAATGGTTTAAATCCCAagggaaacactgctgttgAACCCTTAAATTTACTTAACCCTCTgaggtctaggggtaggaaacacactttcactgactggggcatgatcacacatttcttcaaatataaacttaattcatggcaaataaattatttcttaaatatctgttttgccattacactcatctttattttaatgtatattgtgaatgtgtcagatttttgttaagtttgtaatttgacatcaaagtatagacattgcaaaatgcagtttggaacacgcagaaacattataaaagtatatagtaagcaatgctggcagtttgttttgatcccagatatctgatcaccaaagtcttggttacatgaagatgactaaatggtgtagatgcaacattaatttggataaataaataagaaaaacctaactcatgtcactatttctggctcctttcattgaatatgtagcaactttcatgtgtatgaatgagccattgtcacctggccacatccccaacccccttttatggcgctgaaggggatgtatctggatcgcgtttcactgTTGCGCTGTTCAttaaattaccatgcgaatgcgatttgaatacgcgctaatgcggctatttaaaatgtgaatagcgatcttcgggtgagagcggtactacacgcccccgatgcaggtaaaacaaagtaaggtgacgtggtttacttttttgctgatttaacctaatttaaaaactttaatacttccgacaatggacattttgaaaagacgacagattacggatttagccagcgtttttttcacgATTCTACGTTTAGATTTTAGCGAGATATAAACGGAAAGAGACGCGACAAGTACGCTGCGTCGCCGACGAcacactcgaccccagagggttaaaccAAACAACTCTTGGTGAATATTAAGATTTAAAGCCCACAGGTATCTGGGAGGCTCAATGGACAGGCCGGGACTGGCCGTTTGGCATACTGGGCATTCTCCCAGTGTATCGTAGGGGAGCCAAAAGTCTACAGCCGATTATCTCTGGACAGTACCATCACCTCACACCGCCAGGATTGTGGGTCCAAATCCCCACCTTTGTCATATGGAGTTTAGATTCATTTAGGAATTAGGTTATCCTTTAAATCGTCTGCATTGTGTGGGACCGTCGAAGGACTGCCATCCTATCCAGAGTGTACCCTTACCTATACTGTCAGGGGTAGGTtccaagccccccaccccccacaaccaTGACAAGCTTTTCAATGTTGAAATAAAAGCCCAGACTGGTTCGTTTCATCTGCAGAAtaatatttgcatttatgcaTAGTTATATAACATAAAAATGAGCGGAACATCACCGGTAGGGAAACTTACTTGTTGTCATTATTTAACGTGTCCACTGGCTGTTGATACTGTCCGTTCATCCTACTCTCCTTACTGCAAGGAAATCGGGGGGAGGGAAAAGTAAGCCGTTAACAGCAGGGATGGAGGATATACATGACATCACAACCGCTTGTGCGTGTGCGGTCAACACATCGCTTAATAAGCCGACACCATCACATTCTCCAGTCACCTGACACTGCAAACACACTCATGCTACCTATCGGCATGTCTCTCTCGCCCCGCCCACCCGTCACCCGGAGGGACTTCAGGATGGAGTCTAACACAAACACTGCCAGGACCATGtccactgcacccccccccccgggcactAGGTTGTGTGGGAGATAAAAGAAAATGCGCAAGTAGAAGAGAAAATGGCAAAGGTGGTGGGCGGAGCTTACCTGGACGCCATGAAGGGCGTCATGTCCAGCTCCAGCGGGAAGGACACGTAGGTGGTGATCTTCCTCCGCAGCTTGGCAGAGTGCTCGAACCGCTGAGGGGTCGGCGCAACAGGGAGGAGAGCGTTACAGGAGTgggggcagagagagggaggcatatcacagaccagcagggggtgtggcCGCTTGCCGACAGCGAAAGGGAGGAGAACCAGCAACCAGCAGGGGTGTGGCCTCTGGCCGACAGTGAAAGGGAGGAGAACCAGCAACCAGCAGGGGTGTGGCCTCTGGCCGACAGTGAAAGGGAGGAGAACCAGCAACCAGCAGGGGTGTGGCCTCTGGCCGACAGTGAAAGGGAGGAGAACCAGCAACCAGCAGGGGTGTGGCCTCTGGCCGACAGTGAAAGGGAGGAGAACCAGCAACCTGCAGGGGTGTGGCCTCTGGCCGACAGTGAA includes:
- the LOC111860612 gene encoding tumor necrosis factor receptor superfamily member 13B produces the protein MRAGARGAAAPFRAGSGSPLCRAMAGTCHEGQYWDHLLRMCMPCQTQCAQPYQTERCNNFCVAIECKSVKGNFYDLLLKRCLRCSEVCGRHPLECSQTCSTKSTTPNLTKELLDRPPNSGAEYHTVLIYSLLGVCLAMLVCALALATLVLLRRARARKQTAVHKGGDTAPQEHGSSSRDRLLVASKPPLKKASLPTETCVHCFPELRVPLCRPGREPPMQTPATTTLYQQASVTGPATRGSPCCLQGGAPPVEKDRLRIICSPTQSSV